The following proteins are encoded in a genomic region of Zea mays cultivar B73 chromosome 9, Zm-B73-REFERENCE-NAM-5.0, whole genome shotgun sequence:
- the LOC100273607 gene encoding oxysterol-binding protein-related protein 2A isoform X2: MRAWEMHPLCCLAAGEWPASGAARDDRSPPPEGSGEAPAVAGVLYKWTNIGKGWRPRWFAIRGGVLAYSKIRRRVAAAPPRPASEAAGGVRLIGVARGAGERPIGFVPLKMSSFSESKSDDKRFYIITPTKTLQLRTGCAKDRATWIEALVTARSEYSFNGDLSGDQNVASFSTEKLRNRLHVEGVGEAVIKDCEQIIQSEFSQYQTQMKQRCEEYLSFIGSLPREVEVVNSVDSTVPEKSQLELFKHDCSSSGKCSEYSNTESSDDVGKQEISELSDGDDFHFYDTRQSFSEFTTTPADLRKGCVNTGNEDHKSVESLTVDEAEKYMLSHPKRRSQLPEPIEKEKGVSLWSMIKDNVGKDLTRVCLPVYFNEPLSSLQKCFEELEYSYLLDRAYECGLRGNGLMRIIYVAAFAVSGYASTDSRPCKPFNPLLGETYEADYPEKGIRFFSEKVSHHPMVMACHCEGKGWKFWGDSNLKSKFWGQSIRLDPNGVLTLEFDDGETFQWSKVTTTINNLILGRVYCHHHGTMNISGNRRYSCKLTFKEQSFLDRNPRQVQGVVNDADGSKVATLMGKWDESMHYIINNDASKTNSHGSHEGSGATLLWEKNEPPVNPTRYNLSTFAITLNELTPELKLPPTDSRLRPDQRHLENGEYEKANAEKLRLETRQRMARKMQESGWKPRWFQRDSEDGTYRYVGGYWEAREQRTWVGCNDIFGNLSSSPKLPPSGLNTSSSI; the protein is encoded by the exons ATGCGGGCGTGGGAGATGCACCCGCTCTGCTGCCTCGCCGCCGGGGAGtggccggcctcgggcgcggcccGCGACGACCGCTCCCCGCCGCCCGAGGGCTCGGGGGAGGCGCCGGCGGTGGCGGGGGTGCTGTACAAGTGGACCAACATCGGCAAGGGCTGGCGCCCGCGCTGGTTCGCGATCCGCGGCGGCGTGCTGGCCTACTCGAAGATCCGCCGGCGCGTCGCGGCGGCTCCTCCGCGTCCCGCCTCCGAGGCCGCGGGCGGCGTCAGGCTCATCGGGGTGGCGCGCGGCGCCGGGGAGCGCCCCATCGGATTCGTGCCTCTCAAG ATGTCATCATTTAGTGAAAGTAAATCAGATGATAAACGTTTTTATATAATTACTCCGACCAAAACACTTCAACTGAGGACTGGTTGCGCAAAGGACCGGGCGACTTGGATTGAAGCGCTTGTCACTGCAAGAAGCGAGTATTCTTTTAATGGGGATTTATCAGGTGACCAAAACGTCGCATCATTTTCTACAGAAAAGCTCAGAAATCGCTTGCACGTCGAAGGTGTTGGTGAGGCAGTTATTAAAGACTGTGAACAGATTATTCAGTCAGAATTTTCGCAGTACCAAACACAGATGAAGCAGCGTTGCGAAGAGTATTTGAGTTTTATTGGCAGTCTTCCACGGGAAGTTGAG GTAGTTAATTCAGTAGATTCAACTGTCCCTGAGAAGTCACAGCTGGAACTGTTCAAGCATGACTGCTCCAGCTCCGGAAAATGTAGTG AATATAGCAACACAGAATCTTCTGATGATGTTGGCAAACAAGAGATTAGTGAACTATCAGATGGAGATGATTTTCATTTCTATGACACAAGGCAAAGTTTCAGTGAATTTACTACGACTCCTGCTGACCTGAGAAAGGGATGTGTAAACACCGGAAATGAAGATCATAAATCTGTTGAATCACTGACTGTTGATGAGGCCGAGAAATATATGCTGTCACATCCAAAAAGGCGCTCACAGTTGCCTGAGCCAATAGAAAAGGAGAAAGGGGTTAGCCTTTGGTCAATGATTAAAGACAATGTTGGAAAGGATCTAACAAGAGTCTGCCTTCCTGTTTACTTCAAtgagcctttatcttctctccaGAAGTGCTTTGAAGAGTTGGAGTACTCTTATTTGCTGGATCGTGCATATGAATGTGGTTTAAGA GGGAATGGTCTGATGAGAATTATTTATGTCGCTGCATTTGCGGTCTCTGGATATGCGTCCACAGATTCCCGCCCCTGCAAACCATTTAATCCATTGCTTGGGGAAACCTATGAAGCTGATTACCCTGAAAAGGGGATCCGTTTCTTCTCTGAGAAG GTCAGTCATCATCCTATGGTCATGGCATGTCACTGTGAGGGGAAAGGTTGGAAATTTTGGGGAGACAGCAATCTAAAGAGCAAATTCTGGGGACAATCCATTCGACTGGATCCTAATGGTGTGCTAACTTTAGAGTTTGATGATGGAGAAACTTTCCAATGGAGTAAG GTTACAACAACAATTAACAACCTTATCCTTGGTCGAGTATATTGCCATCACCATGGCACAATGAACATAAGTGGGAATAGACGATATTCATGCAAACTGACGTTTAAAGAGCAGTCTTTCCTTGATCGGAATCCTCGCCAG GTTCAAGGAGTTGTCAACGATGCTGATGGAAGCAAGGTCGCAACATTGATGGGGAAGTGGGATGAAAGTATGCATTATATCATCAACAATGATGCCTCCAAGACCAACTCCCATGGTTCACATGAGGGTTCTGGTGCCACTTTGCTATGGGAGAAAAACGAGCCTCCAGTCAATCCCACTCGCTACAACTTGTCCACATTTGCAATAACATTAAATGAGTTAACACCAGAGCTCAAG CTGCCACCAACGGATTCAAGGCTGAGACCAGATCAACGTCACCTGGAGAATGGGGAGTACGAGAAGGCCAATGCTGAAAAACTGCGTCTCGAGACACGGCAGCGGATG GCAAGGAAGATGCAGGAGAGTGGCTGGAAACCAAGATGGTTCCAAAGGGACAGCGAGGATGGGACATACCGCTACGTCGGAGGCTACTGGGAGGCAAGGGAGCAGAGAACATGGGTTGGCTGCAATGACATATTTGGTAACTTGTCTAGCAGCCCAAAGCTGCCGCCATCCGGTCTCAACACTAGCTCAAGTATATAG
- the LOC100273607 gene encoding Oxysterol-binding protein-related protein 2A: MRAWEMHPLCCLAAGEWPASGAARDDRSPPPEGSGEAPAVAGVLYKWTNIGKGWRPRWFAIRGGVLAYSKIRRRVAAAPPRPASEAAGGVRLIGVARGAGERPIGFVPLKMSSFSESKSDDKRFYIITPTKTLQLRTGCAKDRATWIEALVTARSEYSFNGDLSGDQNVASFSTEKLRNRLHVEGVGEAVIKDCEQIIQSEFSQYQTQMKQRCEEYLSFIGSLPREVEVVNSVDSTVPEKSQLELFKHDCSSSGKCSEYSNTESSDDVGKQEISELSDGDDFHFYDTRQSFSEFTTTPADLRKGCVNTGNEDHKSVESLTVDEAEKYMLSHPKRRSQLPEPIEKEKGVSLWSMIKDNVGKDLTRVCLPVYFNEPLSSLQKCFEELEYSYLLDRAYECGLRGNGLMRIIYVAAFAVSGYASTDSRPCKPFNPLLGETYEADYPEKGIRFFSEKVSHHPMVMACHCEGKGWKFWGDSNLKSKFWGQSIRLDPNGVLTLEFDDGETFQWSKVTTTINNLILGRVYCHHHGTMNISGNRRYSCKLTFKEQSFLDRNPRQVQGVVNDADGSKVATLMGKWDESMHYIINNDASKTNSHGSHEGSGATLLWEKNEPPVNPTRYNLSTFAITLNELTPELKEKLPPTDSRLRPDQRHLENGEYEKANAEKLRLETRQRMARKMQESGWKPRWFQRDSEDGTYRYVGGYWEAREQRTWVGCNDIFGNLSSSPKLPPSGLNTSSSI, from the exons ATGCGGGCGTGGGAGATGCACCCGCTCTGCTGCCTCGCCGCCGGGGAGtggccggcctcgggcgcggcccGCGACGACCGCTCCCCGCCGCCCGAGGGCTCGGGGGAGGCGCCGGCGGTGGCGGGGGTGCTGTACAAGTGGACCAACATCGGCAAGGGCTGGCGCCCGCGCTGGTTCGCGATCCGCGGCGGCGTGCTGGCCTACTCGAAGATCCGCCGGCGCGTCGCGGCGGCTCCTCCGCGTCCCGCCTCCGAGGCCGCGGGCGGCGTCAGGCTCATCGGGGTGGCGCGCGGCGCCGGGGAGCGCCCCATCGGATTCGTGCCTCTCAAG ATGTCATCATTTAGTGAAAGTAAATCAGATGATAAACGTTTTTATATAATTACTCCGACCAAAACACTTCAACTGAGGACTGGTTGCGCAAAGGACCGGGCGACTTGGATTGAAGCGCTTGTCACTGCAAGAAGCGAGTATTCTTTTAATGGGGATTTATCAGGTGACCAAAACGTCGCATCATTTTCTACAGAAAAGCTCAGAAATCGCTTGCACGTCGAAGGTGTTGGTGAGGCAGTTATTAAAGACTGTGAACAGATTATTCAGTCAGAATTTTCGCAGTACCAAACACAGATGAAGCAGCGTTGCGAAGAGTATTTGAGTTTTATTGGCAGTCTTCCACGGGAAGTTGAG GTAGTTAATTCAGTAGATTCAACTGTCCCTGAGAAGTCACAGCTGGAACTGTTCAAGCATGACTGCTCCAGCTCCGGAAAATGTAGTG AATATAGCAACACAGAATCTTCTGATGATGTTGGCAAACAAGAGATTAGTGAACTATCAGATGGAGATGATTTTCATTTCTATGACACAAGGCAAAGTTTCAGTGAATTTACTACGACTCCTGCTGACCTGAGAAAGGGATGTGTAAACACCGGAAATGAAGATCATAAATCTGTTGAATCACTGACTGTTGATGAGGCCGAGAAATATATGCTGTCACATCCAAAAAGGCGCTCACAGTTGCCTGAGCCAATAGAAAAGGAGAAAGGGGTTAGCCTTTGGTCAATGATTAAAGACAATGTTGGAAAGGATCTAACAAGAGTCTGCCTTCCTGTTTACTTCAAtgagcctttatcttctctccaGAAGTGCTTTGAAGAGTTGGAGTACTCTTATTTGCTGGATCGTGCATATGAATGTGGTTTAAGA GGGAATGGTCTGATGAGAATTATTTATGTCGCTGCATTTGCGGTCTCTGGATATGCGTCCACAGATTCCCGCCCCTGCAAACCATTTAATCCATTGCTTGGGGAAACCTATGAAGCTGATTACCCTGAAAAGGGGATCCGTTTCTTCTCTGAGAAG GTCAGTCATCATCCTATGGTCATGGCATGTCACTGTGAGGGGAAAGGTTGGAAATTTTGGGGAGACAGCAATCTAAAGAGCAAATTCTGGGGACAATCCATTCGACTGGATCCTAATGGTGTGCTAACTTTAGAGTTTGATGATGGAGAAACTTTCCAATGGAGTAAG GTTACAACAACAATTAACAACCTTATCCTTGGTCGAGTATATTGCCATCACCATGGCACAATGAACATAAGTGGGAATAGACGATATTCATGCAAACTGACGTTTAAAGAGCAGTCTTTCCTTGATCGGAATCCTCGCCAG GTTCAAGGAGTTGTCAACGATGCTGATGGAAGCAAGGTCGCAACATTGATGGGGAAGTGGGATGAAAGTATGCATTATATCATCAACAATGATGCCTCCAAGACCAACTCCCATGGTTCACATGAGGGTTCTGGTGCCACTTTGCTATGGGAGAAAAACGAGCCTCCAGTCAATCCCACTCGCTACAACTTGTCCACATTTGCAATAACATTAAATGAGTTAACACCAGAGCTCAAG GAGAAGCTGCCACCAACGGATTCAAGGCTGAGACCAGATCAACGTCACCTGGAGAATGGGGAGTACGAGAAGGCCAATGCTGAAAAACTGCGTCTCGAGACACGGCAGCGGATG GCAAGGAAGATGCAGGAGAGTGGCTGGAAACCAAGATGGTTCCAAAGGGACAGCGAGGATGGGACATACCGCTACGTCGGAGGCTACTGGGAGGCAAGGGAGCAGAGAACATGGGTTGGCTGCAATGACATATTTGGTAACTTGTCTAGCAGCCCAAAGCTGCCGCCATCCGGTCTCAACACTAGCTCAAGTATATAG